ATTTAATATAATTATATATTCTTTTGTTTTTTCATTTCTATACCATTCATGTAATAAATGTCCTACATAAAAGAAATGTTCATCTCTTATTTCTATACAACATACAGACAATCTAATTAAACAAGATTTTAACCATTCATAATCACTTCTACCAGTTTTTCTATTTATAGATTTTAAAAAATTATAAGTTTTAAATTTAACTTTTTCTCCTAAAGGAACTTTTTTTAATCTATGTAAACATTCTAGCCAAACATCTAAATCAGTTTGATCTAAACTTTCACCTGTAAAACGTATAAAAATACCATTTAAAGTTGTTTTTAAAACATTTTTTTCATATTTTCTATTACCTTTTTTAATTACTCCAAATAATGAACTTCGAAGCATTATATTAGGAATAGATCTCTTATTATCTGAAATAACAGGCATTTTTTTAATAAGTTTTCCATTATTTTTTAGAAAATAAGATGTACCATAATAATTCTTCTTTTTTTTTAAAGAAGAATTATTTTCATTA
This region of Enterobacteriaceae endosymbiont of Plateumaris rustica genomic DNA includes:
- the trfA gene encoding plasmid replication initiator TrfA; protein product: MYKNLYNRINKLINENNSSLKKKKNYYGTSYFLKNNGKLIKKMPVISDNKRSIPNIMLRSSLFGVIKKGNRKYEKNVLKTTLNGIFIRFTGESLDQTDLDVWLECLHRLKKVPLGEKVKFKTYNFLKSINRKTGRSDYEWLKSCLIRLSVCCIEIRDEHFFYVGHLLHEWYRNEKTKEYIIILNKKIIYFFTDAMWTGISLKERMKLKGKSLSQWIHCFYCSHKNPLSYKVQTLQKLCGSSIIVLWKFRQNLKKSLEEVSFATGWKCLIDINDHVHIKK